A single uncultured Acetobacterium sp. DNA region contains:
- a CDS encoding MATE family efflux transporter, with product MFGGRPINHIIKDTSFYKLVAAIAIPITLQSLITIGVNMTDTMMVGALGEVPLSGASLANQFIMVFQICCMGIGMGASVLTSRFWGMKNLDALKKAITIMLRICLGFALFFSLVTFFAPEAIMRIYTTDPEIIREGALFFKWSIPCYLLLGLSLTSTIVLRSVGQVRLPLISSICAFIINIIFNYLLIFGNWGAPRMGIEGSAISTLIARVFEFSFICGYLFFVDKKINYRLRHLLMRCRDILKEYVKIAIPVLISDVLLALGNNAVVMVIGHMGVSFVSANAITVVLQQLSTVFIQGIANASAIITGHTLGRGDEETAQQQGFTFLYLGIAVGICGAVLIWIASKPMISFYNLTPATQQITYQLMLAIGFIVIFQSANSILTKGVLRGGGDTRFLMIADIIFLWVVSVPLGAMAGLVWHWPAFWIYTLLKIDQVIKAIWCIYRLRSRKWIKKIANYPVDQIQ from the coding sequence ATTTTTGGAGGTAGACCAATCAATCATATTATCAAAGATACATCCTTTTATAAACTGGTAGCCGCCATTGCCATTCCGATCACCTTACAAAGCCTGATCACCATTGGCGTGAACATGACCGATACGATGATGGTAGGAGCGCTGGGCGAAGTGCCCTTGTCCGGCGCTTCCCTAGCCAATCAGTTCATTATGGTTTTTCAGATCTGCTGCATGGGGATTGGGATGGGCGCTTCGGTCCTCACCTCCCGTTTCTGGGGAATGAAAAACCTGGATGCTTTAAAAAAAGCCATTACCATCATGCTGCGTATTTGTCTTGGTTTCGCACTGTTTTTTTCGCTGGTGACCTTTTTTGCCCCTGAAGCGATCATGCGCATTTATACAACAGATCCGGAAATTATTCGTGAAGGAGCGCTATTTTTCAAATGGTCCATTCCCTGTTATCTGCTGCTGGGCCTCTCGCTGACATCCACCATCGTACTGCGAAGCGTCGGACAGGTGCGACTCCCCTTAATTTCGTCGATTTGTGCTTTTATCATCAATATCATTTTTAATTATCTGCTTATCTTTGGCAATTGGGGCGCCCCCCGGATGGGAATTGAAGGGTCTGCCATATCTACATTAATTGCCAGAGTTTTTGAGTTCTCTTTTATTTGTGGTTATTTATTTTTTGTTGATAAAAAAATAAATTATCGTCTTCGTCATCTCTTGATGCGCTGCCGAGATATCTTAAAAGAATATGTTAAAATAGCTATTCCAGTGCTGATCAGTGATGTTCTTTTGGCCCTCGGGAATAACGCTGTCGTCATGGTTATCGGACATATGGGCGTCAGCTTTGTTTCCGCTAATGCCATTACAGTGGTTCTTCAGCAACTCAGCACCGTCTTCATCCAGGGAATTGCCAATGCCAGTGCGATTATTACCGGCCATACTCTGGGTCGGGGCGATGAGGAAACGGCCCAACAACAAGGGTTCACTTTTTTATATCTGGGTATTGCCGTGGGAATCTGCGGTGCGGTGCTTATCTGGATCGCCAGCAAACCGATGATCAGTTTTTACAATCTGACCCCAGCAACCCAACAAATTACCTATCAACTGATGCTTGCCATCGGATTTATCGTTATCTTTCAGTCGGCCAACAGCATCCTAACCAAGGGAGTTCTCCGCGGCGGCGGTGACACCCGGTTTTTAATGATTGCAGATATTATCTTCTTATGGGTTGTCTCGGTTCCACTTGGCGCAATGGCCGGTTTGGTCTGGCATTGGCCGGCCTTTTGGATTTACACACTGCTGAAAATTGATCAGGTTATCAAAGCCATCTGGTGCATTTATCGGTTACGGAGCCGAAAATGGATTAAAAAGATTGCGAATTATCCAGTGGATCAAATTCAATAG
- a CDS encoding MBL fold metallo-hydrolase translates to MGKLFYQGHGSYRIVSDKGIVIYVDPFAGAGYDLPADIVLITHEHPDHNNLALLHQNDNCTILRPETILINGVYGNVTIDEIALQAVPAYNSGHDKNKCVGYLIEADGIKIYASGDTSTTDYMQDVLSKEKIDYALLPIDGFYNMDPAEASACAAIIGAAHTIPIHMKPGALFDRKIAETFVAEGRLILEPNEEIEL, encoded by the coding sequence ATGGGAAAATTATTTTATCAAGGTCATGGCAGTTACCGGATTGTTTCAGACAAGGGGATTGTGATATACGTCGATCCATTTGCGGGGGCAGGTTACGATCTGCCTGCCGACATTGTCCTGATCACCCACGAGCATCCTGACCATAATAACTTGGCACTACTTCACCAAAACGACAACTGTACGATCCTTAGACCGGAAACCATCCTGATCAATGGGGTTTATGGGAATGTGACAATTGATGAAATTGCCCTCCAGGCAGTGCCCGCCTATAATTCCGGCCATGATAAAAACAAGTGTGTTGGTTATCTAATTGAAGCTGATGGTATTAAAATCTATGCTTCCGGCGATACCTCAACCACCGACTATATGCAAGACGTATTGTCAAAAGAAAAAATTGATTATGCCTTGCTACCAATCGATGGTTTTTATAACATGGATCCTGCCGAAGCCTCTGCCTGCGCCGCCATCATTGGTGCCGCCCATACCATTCCCATTCATATGAAACCGGGCGCCTTGTTTGATCGTAAAATAGCTGAAACCTTTGTGGCTGAGGGACGCTTGATTTTAGAGCCGAATGAAGAAATAGAACTGTAA
- the ygiD gene encoding 4,5-DOPA dioxygenase extradiol, with translation MNKKMPVLFVGHGSPMNAIENNEYTRGWEEIAAKIPKPKAILSISAHWYTNGTKTNDSTKPETIYDMYGFPEELYRVVYDAPGAPELAHLTQNMITKAVAIDNTWGIDHGTWSVLHRMYPAADIPVFQLSIDLNAPPESHYQIGQELHSLRDQGVLIFGSGNIVHNLSRVNWELNGGYPWADEFDAYIKDKILNHQHQDVINYHLAGESSKLAFFTPDHFYPLLYVLGASSDADTITVFNDSRTLGSMSMTSYLISDKNTI, from the coding sequence ATGAATAAAAAAATGCCTGTCTTGTTTGTCGGTCATGGTTCCCCGATGAATGCCATTGAAAACAACGAATATACCCGAGGCTGGGAAGAAATTGCTGCAAAAATCCCCAAGCCAAAAGCAATTCTATCCATCTCTGCCCATTGGTACACAAACGGAACAAAAACAAATGATTCAACTAAACCCGAAACGATCTATGATATGTATGGTTTTCCAGAAGAACTTTACCGGGTTGTTTATGACGCTCCCGGTGCACCAGAGTTGGCCCATCTGACCCAAAATATGATCACCAAAGCTGTCGCCATTGACAATACCTGGGGCATTGATCATGGCACCTGGTCGGTGCTCCATCGCATGTATCCGGCTGCGGATATTCCCGTCTTTCAGCTCAGCATTGACCTCAACGCACCACCAGAAAGCCATTATCAGATCGGACAGGAACTCCATTCCCTGCGGGATCAGGGTGTTCTTATTTTTGGTAGTGGAAATATTGTTCACAATCTGTCTCGAGTGAATTGGGAACTCAATGGTGGTTACCCATGGGCTGACGAGTTTGATGCCTACATTAAAGATAAAATTTTAAATCACCAACATCAGGATGTCATTAATTACCATTTAGCGGGTGAGTCATCCAAGCTGGCCTTTTTCACACCGGATCACTTTTATCCGCTTTTGTATGTATTGGGCGCTTCGAGTGATGCTGACACCATTACCGTGTTTAATGATTCACGCACCTTAGGTTCCATGTCGATGACCAGTTATTTGATCTCCGATAAAAATACTATTTAA
- a CDS encoding MarR family transcriptional regulator, which translates to MLYQQEDKLDLSILIALSRSTQMIQRRSAAILKDNGLTITQFGVLEALYHKGDMTINEIIESLLSTSGNMTVVINNLEKEQLINRYVNPKDRRSALIAISERGRSRVEEIFPPHLLDLKECFSVYSEDEKEQLLDLLKKLAVKSPVK; encoded by the coding sequence ATGCTTTATCAACAAGAAGATAAACTGGATCTTTCCATTTTAATTGCCTTGAGCCGATCAACACAAATGATCCAACGGCGGTCAGCAGCTATTTTAAAAGACAACGGCTTAACGATTACTCAATTTGGAGTTCTTGAAGCCTTATATCATAAGGGCGATATGACCATTAACGAAATCATCGAAAGCCTTCTCTCCACCAGTGGCAATATGACCGTTGTCATCAATAATCTGGAAAAAGAGCAGTTAATCAACCGCTATGTCAATCCCAAAGATCGACGTTCCGCTCTGATTGCTATTTCAGAAAGAGGCCGCAGCCGGGTTGAAGAAATCTTCCCGCCCCATCTTCTGGACTTAAAAGAATGCTTCTCTGTTTACTCCGAAGATGAAAAAGAACAATTGCTTGATCTCTTAAAGAAGCTGGCGGTAAAAAGCCCTGTAAAGTAA
- a CDS encoding TetR/AcrR family transcriptional regulator — MARKGLDSEMIIATAAQLVEEKGYANFSLNELAAKLGVKTASLYNHIESIREVNSKISRLAVSRLHQILENAIFEKNRDQALMSLAMSYRNFAKDNPELYKAVIRLPSSADDQLKESGAEVVEPIIKVLKRYDLDGPEMIHLSRALRSAIHGFVEMEEAGFFRRHDANIDESYKKMITGYILLLNGYHT; from the coding sequence ATGGCAAGAAAAGGCTTAGATTCGGAAATGATTATCGCAACCGCAGCACAACTGGTTGAAGAAAAGGGCTACGCCAATTTTTCTTTAAATGAGCTTGCCGCCAAACTTGGTGTAAAGACGGCTTCTCTTTATAATCATATTGAAAGCATTCGGGAAGTTAATTCGAAAATTTCACGGTTGGCAGTCAGCCGATTGCACCAGATCCTGGAAAATGCAATTTTCGAAAAAAACCGTGATCAGGCTCTGATGTCGCTGGCGATGAGCTACCGAAACTTTGCCAAAGACAATCCCGAATTATACAAAGCCGTCATTCGCTTACCATCCTCAGCGGATGATCAGTTGAAAGAATCAGGTGCGGAGGTAGTTGAACCAATTATTAAGGTTCTTAAACGCTATGACCTGGATGGACCGGAAATGATTCATCTTTCCAGAGCCCTAAGAAGTGCCATCCACGGATTTGTCGAAATGGAAGAAGCGGGATTTTTTCGCAGACATGATGCCAATATCGATGAAAGCTATAAAAAAATGATCACTGGCTATATTCTACTCCTAAATGGTTATCATACTTAA